From the genome of Papaver somniferum cultivar HN1 chromosome 2, ASM357369v1, whole genome shotgun sequence, one region includes:
- the LOC113348984 gene encoding TBC1 domain family member 15-like, whose amino-acid sequence MQEAELQDLADDADYAVAIASEKPAPKSITRMDSKKSEPDGAELVYLKDNVTIHPTQYASERISGRLRLTKQGASVFLTWIPYKASPSGADSMFQSSNPNLLDRDRSLYTIRAVPFTDVRSIRRHTPTLGWQYIIIVLSSGLAFPPLYFYNGGVREFLATLKQHVSLIRSADDANVFLVNDFQDPLQRSLSSLELHRALSIANSASTSVIPAPSCETSARTDDGLSIIQHTGRRQKVNDPARDISIQVLEKFSLVTKFARDTTSQLLREIQSDTFSANDRKNRIPAPLSNNITEPENSIASVSDEIPVAADPHEVDKISLVWGKPRQTPLGAGEWATFLDAEGRILDSTGLRKRIFYGGVEHRLRKEAWKFLLGYYGYDSTFAEREYLASVKKEEYETMKRQWQSITPAQAKRFTKFRERKGLIDKDVVRTDRTVSFYDGDDNPNVRILRDILLTYSFYNFDLGYCQGMSDLLSPILFVMKDEQESFWCFVALMERLGPNFNRDQAGMHSQLFALSKLVELLDSPLHNYFKQNDCLNYFFCFRWVLIQFKRELEYEETMLLWEVLWTHHLSEHLHLYLCVAILKRHRKKIMGEQMDFDTLLKFINELSGHIDLNAALRDAEALFFCAGENGEACIPPGTPPSLPAEDTSLMYSQQDDDEIL is encoded by the exons ATGCAAGAAGCAGAACTCCAAGATTTGGCTGATGATGCCGATTACGCTGTAGCTATCGCATCTGAGAAACCG GCACCCAAAAGTATAACTCGTATGGATAGCAAAAAGAGCGAACCAGATGGAGCTGAACTTGTTTATTTGAAGGATAATGTGACGATTCATCCAACTCAGTATGCATCTGAAAGGATAAGTGGTCGGTTACGGCTAACTAAACAAGGGGCTTCTGTATTTTTG ACATGGATACCTTATAAAGCTAGTCCTAGTGGTGCTGATTCAATGTTTCAGAGTTCGAACCCGAATTTACTAGACAGAG ATAGAAGTTTATACACTATTAGGGCAGTTCCTTTTACTGATGTGCGATCTATTCGTCGGCATACTCCTACTCTTGGCTGGCAGTATATAATCATTGTCTTGTCATCTG GACTTGCATTTCCACCGCTTTACTTTTATAATGGAGGTGTTCGGGAGTTCCTTGCTACACTAAAACAACATGTTTCCCTTATCAG GTCCGCAGATGATGCCAATGTATTCCTCGTGAATGATTTTCAAGATCCTCTTCAG AGAAGCTTGTCTTCGTTGGAGCTTCATAGAGCTCTTTCAATTGCAAATAGTGCATCTACCTCAGTAATTCCGGCCCCTTCCTGTGAAACCTCTGCTAGGACGGATGATGGTCTCAGTATTATTCAGCATACAGGGAGGAGACAAAAGGTTAACGATCCTGCTCGTGATATTTCAATTCAAGTGCTGGAGAAATTTTCACTTGTGACCAAGTTTGCTCGGGATACTACCTCTCAACTTCTCCGGGAAATTCAAAGTGACACTTTCAGTGCGAATGATAGAAAGAACCGTATCCCGGCTCCTCTCTCAAATAATATTACTGAACCAGAGAATAGCATCGCAAGCGTTTCAGATGAAATACCGGTGGCTGCAGATCCTCATGAG GTTGATAAGATCTCGCTGGTTTGGGGTAAACCACGGCAAACTCCTTTAGGAGCTGGAGAG TGGGCTACTTTCTTAGATGCTGAAGGAAGAATCTTGGATTCAACAGGGTTAAGAAAGAGAATATTTTATGGAGGAGTCGAGCATAGACTGCGAAAAGAG GCCTGGAAATTCTTGTTGGGCTACTATGGTTATGATTCGACATTTGCTGAGAGGGAATATCTAGCTTCAGTtaaaaaagaagaatatgaaacaatgaagcggcagtggcag AGTATTACGCCAGCACAGGCAAAACGATTTACAAAATTCAGGGAGAGAAAAGGCCTCATTGATAAGGATGTG GTGAGAACTGACAGAACTGTCTCATTCTATGATGGAGATGACAATCCCAATGTGAGAATTCTACGAGACATACTGTTGACTTACTCGTTCTACAACTTTGATCTTGGTTACTGCCAG GGTATGAGTGATCTCTTATCTCCCATATTGTTCGTAATGAAAGATGAGCAAGAATCATTTTGGTGTTTTGTTGCACTGATGGAAAGGCTTGGACCTAATTTTAATCGTGACCAAGCTGGCATGCATTCACAGTTGTTTGCATTGTCGAAG TTGGTAGAGTTGCTAGACAGTCCGTTGCACAACTATTTCAAGCAGAATGATTGCTTAAACTACTTCTTTTGTTTCCGCTGGGTGCTTATACAATTTAAGAG GGAGCTTGAATATGAGGAAACAATGCTTTTGTGGGAGGTGTTATGGACGCATCATCTATCCGAGCATCTTCACTTGTACTTGTGTGTAGCAATTCTGAAGAGGCATCGAAAGAAGATAATGGGTGAGCAGATGGATTTCGATACATTATTGAAATTCATCAACGAGCTAAGTGGTCACATTGATTTAAATGCAGCCCTAAGGGACGCAGAGGCATTGTTCTTCTGTGCAGGTGAGAATGGTGAAGCATGCATTCCCCCTGGCACGCCCCCATCCTTGCCTGCTGAGGACACGTCTCTGATGTACTCTCAACAGGATGACGATGAAATACTGTAG
- the LOC113348985 gene encoding BRCA1-associated protein-like: MFSIRVHSVDSNHPLGGEEEGWTTTTISNTHSRSVHFTNPNFDIQQRKGIIHLYRNNNISSSTHSSSSLLSNPNYNHETNIIRNSSETTLLFVLAVPIHLSIYDFIHFCGSYIHHLSEILIIRNDVLEDRYSLLIKLVDQKKTDSFFRNFNGRPFSSTEAEICHILSIVSVEYTELTEIANTPPPGFTELPTCPVCLERLDQDTSGILTTVCDHSFQCPCISRWADSSCPVCRFCQQQTAKPTCAVCATQEDLWICLICGFVGCGRYKGRHAIRHWEDTKHCYSLDVEAQRVWDYVGDTYVHRLNQSKTDGKMADLNSRCRSVDGDCGPCSTCECSEDSGASGAVFGDRVETIVDEYNHLLASRLEKQREDYETLLAENKEKRGKFVLDKVEKAVNLKLQETQHKIEKCLEEKTAIASRNENLMKNQDKWRKTIMELEERERSSIALRDEKILDLEEQIRDLTVYVEAQKTLAKLTDSDGIKGGTVLSVPLQQQSSLPNTKRRSKTNKRR; encoded by the exons ATGTTTAGCATCCGAGTTCACTCCGTGGATTCAAACCACCCTCTTGGCGGAGAAGAAGAAGGATGGACAACCACCACTATCAGCAACACCCATTCACGCTCAGTccattttacaaaccctaattttgatattCAACAACGTAAAGGAATTATTCATCTATACCGCAataacaacatatcatcatctactcattcttcttcatctcttttgtcaaaccctaattataatcacgaaaccaatattattaggAATTCCAGTGAAACTACTCTTCTTTTTGTTCTCGCTGTTCCGATTCATCTCTCCATCTATGATTTCATTCACTTTTGTGGATCTTATATCCATCATCTTTCAGAAATTCTCATcatcag AAATGATGTATTGGAAGATCGGTACAGTTTGTTGATTAAGCTCGTTGATCAGAAAAAAACTGATAGTTTCTTTCGGAATTTCAATGGAAGGCCGTTTTCATCCACTGAG GCTGAGATTTGTCATATACTCTCTATAGTGTCTGTGGAATATACTGAATTAACTGAGATTGCCAATACACCTCCACCTGGATTTACAGAATTGCCAACTTGTCCTGTTTGTCTCG AGAGACTAGACCAAGATACAAGTGGGATTCTAACGACAGTTTGTGACCATTCGTTCCAATGCCCATGCATTTCAAGATGGGCTGATTCATCTTGTCCT GTTTGCCGTTTTTGTCAGCAGCAGACTGCGAAACCGACATGTGCTGTTTGTGCAACTCAGGAGGACCTATGGATCTGTCTAATTTGTGGTTTTGTAGGATGTGGAAG GTATAAAGGGCGTCATGCTATCAGACACTGGGAAGATACCAAACATTGTTATTCACTCGACGTAGAAGCACAGCGAGTCTGGGATTATGTTGGTGATACCTATGTCCACCGTTTAAATCAGTCAAAAACAGATGGTAAGATGGCAGATTTGAACTCCAGATGTAGGTCTGTTGATGGAGATTGTGGACCTTGTTCGACTTGCGAATGTAGCGAAGATTCTGGAGCTAGTGGTGCTGTCTTTGGTGATAGAGTTGAAACG ATTGTCGATGAGTACAACCATCTGCTCGCAAGCCGGCTTGAGAAACAGAGAGAG GACTATGAAACACTACTtgctgaaaacaaagaaaaaagggGGAAGTTTGTTTTAGACAAAGTGGAGAAGGCTGTGAATTTGAAGCTGCAGGAAACTCAACACAAGATTGAAAAATGTTTGGAGGAAAAGACTGCCATTGCCAGC AGAAATGAGAATCTGATGAAGAACCAAGATAAATGGCGGAAGACAATTATGGAACTGGAAGAAAG AGAAAGATCATCAATTGCTCTGAGGGATGAGAAGATATTGGATCTGGAAGAACAG ATAAGAGATCTTACGGTGTATGTTGAAGCTCAGAAAACACTAGCTAAACTGACAGACTCCGATGGCATTAAAGGAGGAACCGTCTTGTCAGTTCCTTTACAGCAACAATCTTCTTTACCCAATACGAAAAGACGCTCAAAGACCAATAAAAGGCGATAA